The stretch of DNA CCTGTCTCATACAATGAGATGAGAGATGAGTTGGGACCAGATGAGCTCGGAGGTTGCTTCCAGCCCTGCTGTTCCTTGATTTCCCTTGGTTACTTCAAGAGCCACTGAGACATGGGGGTGAAGTCTGAACACCTGAGTGGGTTAGCCCGAGCAGACGTGGCCACTTGTGATCTCTCCTGCCATCCACCAGCTGCTTAAGTGGCCATGAAACTTTGTCAGCTGCTTGACCCTTGACCTGGAGCTGACTGGACAGACATTGCCATGGGTTTGGCCTCCCTTCTTTGTCTCCTACTCACAACGACTTCCAGAGTTCTGTTTCAGGAGCTCCCGGGAAGGCCACAAAGTCCCAGAAACAAAGACTAAGGGACCGTCCCAGCAGGACTGTGCCCAGAAAAGCGTAAGGACAGTAAGGGTGCCATGTGGCCAGGGGCTGGTGTGAAATGGGTGGTCCCAGCAGTGTGCCCAGGAAAGGTGGGCAGGAAGGACTTGTCTGTCATCTCAGTGCCGTGCTTAGAGCTGAGGCTTTGGGTGGGACTCCTGGGCCCCTGCCATGGGTACGTCTACAGTTTGTCGGTTGTGGTCACCCACCTTCTGGTGAAGCCAGGTGAGCTCATCCCCACAGCAAGCCCCTTGTCCCCGCACCTTCCAAACACAGGTTTCCCTGCAGGGAAGAACAGGTCTCCTCCCATCAGAGGGGGAACGTGTCCAGAGTTGCAGCCTCTTCGGCTGGGGGTTGCTGCTTTCAGCCCAGCATGAGTGTGGCCCCCTCACCTCACCATGTAGGAGATACCCTTTGTCCCAGCGCTGTCATGGGCCCTGTGACATTTAGTCATCTCTCCTTCTACTAGAGATGGGTGGTAACTCCACACACCAGCCCCGTTTCTTCTGCAGTATGCCCCAGTGTCTGTTCCTGTCACCCTGAATCTGTCACCCAGGGTGCACTTCTCCCCTGGCAGGTTTAACCCTGTTTACTGGGTCTTATGCTGCCATCTGGGCCCTGtgccccacctcttcctttccttcattaAGAATATATATAGGGACCCCAAGGTTTCTTTCCTCAGGTTCTGCATGACAGCCAGGCTCCCCATAACGGCAAAGGACAGCAAGTCGGGGACAGAGCATTCCGCTGTGGCTACAAGGGCTGCGGTCGTCTCTATACCACCGCTCATCACTTAAAGGTAAGGTTGCCACAGAGAGCTTTCAGATTGCCAGCTTCCCCAGCAGCCTGCAGAGCTGCCTTCCTGCTTTGACTGGAACTGGTCCCTGACCTCATGGTGCTCACCGCCTCCTGCAAGAAAGGAGAAATGTCTGTGCAGGGGGCTAGGACTCACCTGGAGAGTGCAGGAGGGAGGAGAATCAGGGAAGGCTCTCTGGAAGTGGCACCTCAGCTGAAGAGGAAGCAAAATAAAGGAGGGGGCCCATGCTGACACCCTGGGCCCATTCATACCCTTGTGCCTCTCAGTTACGTGCTTGCTTGTGCGCACAGGTGCATGAGAGAGCACATACGGGGGACCGTCCGTACAGGTGTGATTTCCCCAGCTGCGGAAAGGCCTTTGCCACAGGTAACCTACCTGGATGGAGACCAGAGTGGACTGCTTCCAGTTGAGGGCAGAGGGGTCTAGATTAGCTTTTCTCCCTCCAGGGAACAGAGCCTCAGGCTACCTTCCCAGAGAAACTGCTGACCCAGCGCTCTGACTGCAGGCACATTCCCTGCCGGGAAAGTAGGAGGCGCCGGAGCCTGGGGGATGGCAGAGACCAGCTGGGGGTGCTGGGTGggcctttgtctctctctgggcTGCATTTTCCCTCTGAATCAAGGACCTTTAGCCGTAGGTTCCCTCTTACACTGGTTCTGGAATAGTAGCAGCTGCCCCTGGCGAGGAAAGAACAGAGTGGGCCTCTCCAGCCCCTCTTAGCTGCCCAGGGACGGGAAGGGGAGGGGCGGACACAGTCTTCTTGTGCCAGAGGAGGTCCAGAGCCTCGCAGAGCCCACCTGGAGagcctctggagttcctgtggggctcagcaggtgagggatcTGGCGtcgttactgctgtggcgcacatttgatccctggcccgggaacttgcacatgcgggggggtgggggtgggggtgggttgaTGGAGAGCCCCTGAATTAGGAAAATGAGGCGGTGGTAGATAAGGCCCTGCAGTGCTCTTCTCACCCTTCCCCCCACTCGGACAGGGTACGGGTTGAAGAGCCACGTTCGCACCCACACTGGTGAGAAGCCATACAAGTGCCCGGAGGAGTTGTGCAGCAAGGCCTTCAAGACCTCAGGGGACCTGCAGAAGCATGTCCGGACCCACACCGGTAGGCCAGGCCTCCCCGCCCCGCCGCACCCCGGCGGGCCCTCTCCCTGAGCTGCCCTCACTTGGGCCGTCTCCGCAGGCGAACGCCCGTTCCGGTGCCCCTTCGAGGGCTGTGGCCGCTCCTTCACCACGTCTAACATCCGCAAGGTACATGTGCGCACCCACACGGGCGAGCGGCCCTACACCTGCCCCGAGCCCCACTGCGGCCGAGGCTTCACCAGCGCCACCAACTACAAGAATCACGTGCGCATCCATACAGGTGGGCCAGCTGGCATGCGAGGACCGCCCCCTCTGaggccccagctccctctcccacAGGCTTCTGACCCGAGATGTGTTCAGGACGCCCAGCCCAGAGCCCTTCTCTCCTGGTCCCTCAGGCTGGTCTGCAGGCGGGGCACAGGGCTCTGCGGTTCCGGCCACATTCCCAGAACCGTCCTTCCACTTGCAGTGAGTGGCTCCTCGGGTTCCAGTTAGGTGCAGTCTGACAGGCATTGCCAGCCCTCAGCTCCCTGCCACCTCTCTACCCCCATCTAAGTTCTGCCTCCGCAGCTGAGCTCCTGGAAAGAGGCCAGGGTCAGACACGAGGGGAACAAGGCAGAGTGAAATGTCATCTTCAGCTCCTCACCTCATCCACTGTCTATGTGATTCCTGTGTACCCTCACCCTCCCCAGTGTCACGTCCCTGCCCAGCCTTCTGCGTCATCCCTCAGATGCCTGTGTCCCCTCACTCTCCATGTACCTGATACATCAGTCATCCCTCTCTATCTCCCACCTCTTCTGTTCACAACCCTCAACCttacaagccccccccccccacagccccTGCACTAGCCTCAGCCTTGCCCCATCGCCCCTTTTCTCTCCACCTTGTCTCTGGGCCCAGTGGTTCCACACTCACATCCCCTGTCTTCTACCAGCCACCTTCCCCTACTCTGTCCATTCAGCGTCCCGGATCTCCCTTCACCAACCCTGCCCCCACTCCTGTCCCCTTAGTTTCCCCCTTGCCAGCCCCAGTTCCTACCCCCCTCACAGCCCAGTGTCCCCAGGGGAGAAGCCATACGTTTGCACGGTGCCAGGCTGCGGAAAGCGCTTCACCGAGTACTCAAGCCTATATAAGCACCACGTGGTGCACACACACTGCAAGCCCTACACCTGCAGCACCTGTGGCAAGACCTACAGGCAGACCTCCACCCTGGCCATGCACAAGCGCAGCGCCCACGGCGAGCTGGAGGCCACGGAGGAGAGCGAGCAGGCCCTTTATGAGCAACAGCAGCTCGAGGGTGAGGGGCATGGGCAGGAGGTGAGATGGGGGTGAGCCGGGCCTCCCCAAGACCACCGGGTGGCAGGTATCAGCCTGGGCTCTCTTCTGCCAGCCGCCTCTGCAGCCGAGGAGAGCCCGCCACCCAAGCGACCCCGAATTGCTTACCTGTCAGAGGTGAAAGAAGAGGATGATGACACCCCAGCCCAAGTGGCTATGGTGACTGAGGAGGACGGGGCCCCCCGCGTGGCTCTGATCACTCAGGATGGCGCCCAGCAGGTACAGGCCCTGGGATGGGGCAGGCAGGCCACTGTGGCTGgtatcctctccatcctctctggGCAGCCCTACCTCCACCCAGTTTCTCATGGATCTCAGAGAGCTGAGGCCCAGGGTACCAAATCTTCCAcagcccctcttcctcctcctgcttccaGCTCAGTCTCTGGGACTTCTGGAGCACAGTTAGGCATTTCTCTCTCGAACTGAAGGCCGACAGGCCTTGTTCATCTGATTGAGACACTTGGATGTCCTTAAGAGAGGCACGTTGGCGTAGGGGCCAGAACATGGTGTGGGGTCCGGAAGCCTGGGGTTTCCAGCCAGCAGTATAACCTGACCCTTGTCAGCACCCTCACTGTCCAGGGTGAAACAAGGGTGAAATTAAGTGGAGAGCCGGAATTGCATGGAACAGAGCCCCCAAGGCAAAGTGGCGGTGAATGGGAGTGGTCAGCAGAACTCTTTCAGGGTGCCTCTCGTTGCCACCCAGGGCCTGTCTTGCTTGTCCTGACCCTCTTCACCCTGTGACAGGAAGCTAATCTTCTAGCTTACCAACTAGCCAGCCTGGTCTGGGAGAGCAGAGACACCTGCCTAGGGGCTTTCAGACAACCCGCtcatcttcttccttcctgtTGGCAGGTCAGCCTGTCCCCAGAAGACCTGCAGGCCCTGGGGAGTGCCATCAGTATGGTGACCCAGCACGGCAGCACCACCCTCACCATCCCCAGTCATGATGATGACCTTACCACATCTGGCACACATACAGTCACCATGGTCAGCGCCGATGGCACCCAGACGCAGCCCGTATGACCAGGCGGTTTGCTTGGGTTTCTTGTTCTCTTGTCCTTCCTTTCTGTGGGACGGGCCATAAGGTGCAGGCTAAATTAGGCCAGGCTGCTTATGAGGACCAAGATCCCCACACATAAAGGGTCTTCCTACAGCTCCTTTGGGTCATCAGCAGCTCTCCTGTTGAAAGCATTGCACTGGGAATCAAGAGACAGTTTCTAAATCTCGATCTACCCCTTATTTGCTTTGCTGCCACAGGCAAGTTACTTTTTCACAGACTTTAGTCCATTTTCAAACGAGGGGATTAAATTATCTCTGGGGTCTTTTGCAGCTCTGTCCTTTGGTTTGAAGTTCCTAAAGTAAGTTGGCtgtaagttaaagaaaaatacaacccCATTTAGCTCTGAGCCCCGAGTTAATTAATCTGAGCCATAATGGTTTTATCCATTTCCTTCTGGGTTTCTCCTAGCCACCGTTCTTGGAGGGGTTCCAGGTTTGGGAGAGTAATGTAGGTGGGTTGGACAACCTCATTCTTTATTTCAGGTCACAATCATTACCTCTGGGACTGTGGTTGCTGAGGACTCAAGTGTAGCATCCCTTCATCATCAACAGGTGgcgctgttggccacagccaacGGAACTCACATTGCAGTGCAGGTAGGACACTGTGGCCAGAGAAAggaacaagaggagttcccaatgtggctcagctgtaaggaacccgactagtatccatgaggacacggttcgatccctgaccttgctgaatgtgttaaggatctggctttgctgtgagttgtggtgtaggtcacagatgcagttcaggtcctgcgtcgctgtggctgaggcacaggccaacagctgtagctccaattcgacccctagcctgggaacttccatgtgccatggctgtggccctaaaaagcaaaaaaaaaaaaaaaaagagagagagagagaggaacaagaAGGAAAGGGGAACTAGGTAGAGCGCTTGAAGAGGACAGCATTTGGCCCAAAAAGAGCCAATTTCAGATGACAAATCCCTTTCTGCCTACATCCATGCGCCTGTCTCGGGCCCTTTCTTGACTAGGGCAGGGAGATGAAGCCCCTTCTGACCTTCAGGATAACTCAGATGATCGAGTACCTGGTGGTCTAagctcttaatttcttcatgtcCCTGTTTAttcatctggaaaataaaaaggcTGAAGTAGGTGATTACTAAGGTCCTTTCCATCTAGTCCTTCCCCTTCAGTGAGCAAGCTTCCCTTTCTGACCTGGGACTCTTGCGCGGCCCCCCTCGCCACACCTAGCCTTACAGGGTTCCATCAGGGAACCCCTGTGCCTTGGACTCTACTCAGGACTTAGGTGGGTGGCACAGGGTGGGTGGAGGAGATTCGAAAAGTAGCCACATCTCCTACCACTGGAGTCTAGGGGGAGGGTCTCACTCTTGCCTCTTTCTCCACCCTCTTTTCCACAGCTGGAGGAGCAGCAGACCTTAGAGGAGGCCATCAGCGTGGCCACCGCTGCCATGCAGCAGGGGGCTGTGACCCTGGAGCCCACAGAGTCAGAGAGCGGCTGCTGAGCCCAAGAAGGCTGCGTCCCACACCATGCTAGTGGTACCGTGCCACACAGGCATCCTTGCCTCCAAGGCCCAGGCTGTGGCTGATGCGTGGAAGGTGCCATGTCGGTCTCTAGGGCAAGAAGGCAGCAGGAAAACAGCCTGAAGGGTACAGGCGCCCTGCCCAAGAGGAGGGCCAGGCAGCTGGAATCGGGGGCATACGTCATCCTCAGGAGTAAGGAGGACAAGCTTGATCACCAGGCTGCACTGGGCGCCCCCCCAAATCAGCTGGGCACCCTCTCCTCTCTCTAGAAAACACACTTCCTGCCTTCAGTCCACTCCTTCTCGGGTGGCGATTGGGGCTGCTCTTGGGACTAGTCCTCCACTCTGACTGGTCACTGGCCACCAGGGGAGAGGGTACAACAGCTCTTCAGCCCAGTAGGGGCAGAgcaggcccagccctgcctctcccaGCAATAACCTCCTCTCTGGAGGCCAGCCAAGAGCCTGGCCACTTGGCAGCAGGGACTTCCTGCCACTGCAGTCAGAAATGCTCAGGGGCCTGTGGCTGGAAAAAAGGTGCGCAGCCCCCTACCCCCAGCTACTCGCCAACCTCTgtgggagaggcagggagtgACCTTGTACATACTGGGGATTGGgtatgatttgtttttttttttttttattccattttgataattttttttttcctgctctggaTGGTGGTGGCAAATGGGTGAATGAGTATTTAATAAAAGTTCCAAGTTTCCATCTgggtccctccctcctccctccttttagCTTTGGGCCCTTTTGGAGGGCTGGTCAAATCAGGCTCTTGGCCCTGTATCCCAGGCACAGACCTCACTCAGTCTCAGTGCCAGACAGTGGGATTCTCCCACCAGGAGCACTGGGGGCAGGAAGCCCTGCTGTAACCTAAGCCCTGAGTTGCTGCCAGAGGTTTCCTGCCTCCAGCTGAGCAAGTGGGCTTCAGAGGGCCAAACAGGACCAGTGTGACACTGCTTCTGCATCCTGGTTGCATCTTAGGCCTCAGGATGTTTGGCCTGGAGGaactctcttttcctccttagcTTGTGTTATATTGTCAGAGCCCCTCCAGACCCAGCCACCCCTCCATATGCAGCACACAAGCCACTGCTCCAGGCAAAGCAGCTCCACGAGGTTGGGGTGAGGGTACCTGTGCCACAGTACCCAGGGTCTCTGAGGCCTCTGCTGCCCTGGTGCTGAAGTTCTGGCTTTGGTACCCAGGTCTGGGGTGCCCAGGCACCGAGGTGTCTGGGGCCATGCTATGGAATTCCCAAGCCACGGTCAGAGTGCCCTGAAGAGTATGTGGTAGGACCAGAGTGGCCCCtggtgggaaggagaggaggcagggaaagGTACCTGACAGCTGGACCCCCTCCTGCCTGAGAACATTGCAGGAGTTGGAGATGcctcatctcctcccttccctgtggGGGATGTGCCCGTATTCATACTGCCACCCAGGAGATcggccccctcccccagtgcaGGCCTCCTCTCCTAGGGTGCCCAGCAATCTCCCTTTTACTTTTGCCACCAGCTTCTTGGGAGCAGAGGGCCTAAGCTATGTCCCCAGGGAGTGGTATCCCAGGTCCCTGAGCAGGTTCTCTCAGCATCCGGGCAGGAGGAGGCCCCAGCCCTTCCAGGTGCTGGACCTCAGGAAATGGGAGCCCCGGTGTGGAGCACTCTGACTCCCAGCCCTCCTGAGGCTGGGCTC from Sus scrofa isolate TJ Tabasco breed Duroc chromosome 7, Sscrofa11.1, whole genome shotgun sequence encodes:
- the ZNF76 gene encoding zinc finger protein 76, translating into MESLGLQTVTLSDGTMAYVQQAVKGEKLLEGQVIQLEDGTTAYIHQVTVQKEPLSFEDGQAVQLEDGSMAYIHRTPREGCDPSALEAVQLEDGSTAYIHHPVAMPTDSTILAVQTEVGLEDLAAEDDEGFSADTVVALEQYASKVLHDSQAPHNGKGQQVGDRAFRCGYKGCGRLYTTAHHLKVHERAHTGDRPYRCDFPSCGKAFATGYGLKSHVRTHTGEKPYKCPEELCSKAFKTSGDLQKHVRTHTGERPFRCPFEGCGRSFTTSNIRKVHVRTHTGERPYTCPEPHCGRGFTSATNYKNHVRIHTGEKPYVCTVPGCGKRFTEYSSLYKHHVVHTHCKPYTCSTCGKTYRQTSTLAMHKRSAHGELEATEESEQALYEQQQLEAASAAEESPPPKRPRIAYLSEVKEEDDDTPAQVAMVTEEDGAPRVALITQDGAQQVSLSPEDLQALGSAISMVTQHGSTTLTIPSHDDDLTTSGTHTVTMVSADGTQTQPVTIITSGTVVAEDSSVASLHHQQVALLATANGTHIAVQLEEQQTLEEAISVATAAMQQGAVTLEPTESESGC